ACGGACGACCTTCGCGAGCACGCTAATCAAATTCTCGATTTCGTTCATGATGGGCTCACCCAGGAAATCATTCGGTTGGCTCAAGAACGAGGTGTTGTTTGGGCTCAGTCCGATATCCCTATCATTTCGAAAATGGAATGGTTTTACTCTCTGCGGAAGGTTATATGGAGATTTCTTAGATTCTATCACTTACACAATGGCGTGGAGGCTGAAGAAGCATTCGAGATCGCAGATAGAATAACAAGTACGTTGGACAGCTTTATCATCCATTTCAATGTGAGCTTCACCAGGTATCGGGATAACGTTCTGAAGTCGCAACAAGCGATTATCGATGAATTAAACGTCCCTGTCATCCCGCTCTTCAATAACGTTGCCGTGTTTCCCTTAATCGGTTCATTAGATCATGCACGTGTGAGAAAAGTCGAGGAGCGACTACTCGATGAGATAGAGGCGAGAAACATACAAAAACTGTTTATTGATTTGTCGGGCGCCGCCATTCTCGATACGGAAACCTTGACCGAGTTCCACCAAATCATCGATGGGATTACCTTGCTGGGCTGCACCACCGTGTTAACAGGTATCCGTGCAGGCATGGCAAAAATGATGTTGAGATCGAAGTTCTCGACTGAGAACGTGACAATCGAGAGCACCCTCCAACAAGCCTTACTGAAAGAGTCTCAACGCGACACCAGCGTTCTGTAGTCTACTGCAAAATGAGGTTAGTGTTCAATGTCCAAAGGTCATTTTCCACCTCAAGTGAGGATCTAAATGCATACAGCCTCGCCACGGTGAAGTCATGGGCGGGGCTGGTTTAATTTCGCCATTGCCATGACATTGCTTGAGTCACGTATAGGGAAAGGGCGGCGAAAATATGATTCGAATTGGTGTTCTGCTGAAGGGATACCACCCTCTTGTCTGGTGGGTGGTTGCAGGAACGATGTTAACTCGCTTTACATCGTTTATGGTCATGCCGTTCATGGCTCTTTACATGAAGACGCATACGCATGCTGGCGCGGGGACGATTGGTTTTTCCATTGGATGTGCAGCTCTTACGTCCATGGCATTTGGGCTCATAGGGGGATCCCTCTCAGACCGGTTTGGCCGGAAGCAACTAATGATAGTGGCCATGGTTTTAAATGTGCTCGTCATGATTGGCTACGCCAACGCTCGAAACGTGGCGTTTTTCTTCATTCTCAGCATCTGCACTGGACTGACTCGTGTTTTGTTTGAGCCCGCATCGCAAGCCATGTTGGCAGACGTAACCTCGTTAGAAAAGCGAGCTTCAGTCTTCGCCATGCGGTATTGGGCCATCAACGTAGGGGCCGCCGTTGGGCCAATTGTCGGTGGGTATTTTGGAACTGTTTCCACGGGCTGGACCTTCTATTTATCGGCATTTGCAAACTTCCTTTATTTAGGAATCGTAATTTTGAAGTTTCCTAAGGGAACCGGTGGGGTGAGTGGGCCAAGTAAATCATTTTCTTTTAGGAACACCTTTAGAACGGTGACCTATGACAAAGCCCTCTTGTTGTTTCTCATAGCCGCATTTT
This is a stretch of genomic DNA from Alicyclobacillus dauci. It encodes these proteins:
- a CDS encoding MDR family MFS transporter: MIRIGVLLKGYHPLVWWVVAGTMLTRFTSFMVMPFMALYMKTHTHAGAGTIGFSIGCAALTSMAFGLIGGSLSDRFGRKQLMIVAMVLNVLVMIGYANARNVAFFFILSICTGLTRVLFEPASQAMLADVTSLEKRASVFAMRYWAINVGAAVGPIVGGYFGTVSTGWTFYLSAFANFLYLGIVILKFPKGTGGVSGPSKSFSFRNTFRTVTYDKALLLFLIAAFLSNIGYSQMETTLPQVMSMSMDQTTAAAVFGIVLSSNAIEVVLLQLPMSKIAKRMGLVSSMMVGQAIFAVGYVATGFSSGLWSYLLAMFIITIGEIIIFPQNSQYISELAHEDMRASYFGAWSMAQLGFFVGPWLGGLVLPHFGGCVLFTTAGIIVAVGIPFYKWSNAKHVRKEKQVMDHVSV